The sequence ACAAAGACCGAGATGGTTTTGTTATGGGTGAAGGTTCAGCAGCGTTCATTTTGGAAGAATATGAACATGCTAAAGCGCGCGGAGCAAAAATTTATGCAGAAATTGCAGGTGGTGGCATGTCGGCCGATGCTTATCATATGACTGCTCCTGATCCGGAAGGAAAAGGTGCTGGTTTAGTTATGAAATGGGCATTGGAAGATGCGGGGATAAAGCCGGAAGACGTTGATTATATCAACGTTCATGGTACTTCAACTCCTCTTGGCGACATTGCAGAACCAAAGGCTATTCTTAAAACATTTGGCGAACATGCTTACAAGCTAAGCATCAGTTCAACCAAATCAATGACCGGTCACCTTTTGGGTGCTGCCGGGGCTGTTGAAGGACTTGCCAGTGTTCTTGCCATTATCAATGGGATTGTACCACCTACAATTAACCACACTACACCAGACCCTGAAATTGACGATAAGTTGGATTTTACATTCAACAAAGCCAAAGAAAGGGAAATCAATGTAGCTATAAGCAATACATTTGGTTTTGGTGGGCATAATGCAACAGTAGTTTTCAAAAAACTATAGTAATACTGTGGTTAGAAAAATAGTACAACGAGTAAAACTCTTTTCGTCTGATCGAAAAGAGTTTTATTTGTTTTTAAAAGACCTCTTAGGATTTTATCCCCAAAACCTGCGTTTGTACGATCTTGCCTTTATACACAAATCGGCTTCGATGGTTGATTCGCAAGGCAATTTTGTAAACAACGAGCGCTTAGAGTACCTTGGCGACGCCATTCTTGGTGCCATAATAGCCGACTTTTTGTACAACCGTTTCCCGCAGGAAGACGAAGGATTTTTAACAAAAACACGCTCAAAACTGGTTAACCGCGCCATTCTTACTCAATTAACTCACGAAATGGGGCTTCATATTTTTATCGATTCAAACACCACTAAAAACATCGATAAAAGCCATATTTACGGAGACGCGCTTGAAGCACTTATTGGTGCCATTTACCTCGACAAAGATTATAAGGCAGCCAAA comes from uncultured Draconibacterium sp. and encodes:
- the rnc gene encoding ribonuclease III produces the protein MVRKIVQRVKLFSSDRKEFYLFLKDLLGFYPQNLRLYDLAFIHKSASMVDSQGNFVNNERLEYLGDAILGAIIADFLYNRFPQEDEGFLTKTRSKLVNRAILTQLTHEMGLHIFIDSNTTKNIDKSHIYGDALEALIGAIYLDKDYKAAKYFVTKKILPQFVDLNEIEQEDSNFKSQLIEWSQKNKREIEFETTEETDEKLKQPKFKAVVKIDDKEIGRGIGTSKKEAHQNAARETLKKLDEL